A segment of the Gemmatimonadota bacterium genome:
TGCCAGGCCGCGCCAACCGCGCCGCCATGAACGCTTCGGGAACAACTCGTCTCGTCGCCCTGTGGTTGGGGCGACTTGGGCCCGGGATTCTGTTTGCGGCCACAGCGGTCGGCGTATCGCACCTGGTCCAGTCCACGCGCGCCGGCGCCCAATTCGGTCTGACGCTCCTGGCCCTGATCCTCCTGGCGTGCGCCATCAAGTATCCCGCCTTCCGGTTCGGGGCCGAATACGCGGCGCTGACCGGCAGGACCGTGCTCAGCGGCTACGAGCGGCAGGGACGATGGTTGCTTGCGCTCATTCTCCTGGCGACCTTCATCGAGG
Coding sequences within it:
- a CDS encoding divalent metal cation transporter translates to MNASGTTRLVALWLGRLGPGILFAATAVGVSHLVQSTRAGAQFGLTLLALILLACAIKYPAFRFGAEYAALTGRTVLSGYERQGRWLLALILLATFIE